Proteins from a single region of Streptomyces sp. TN58:
- a CDS encoding phage tail protein produces the protein MSRAAVPGLPSRHPIGGQLPALYADDDFAQRFTAGLDTVLAPVFTTLDNLPSYFDPRLAPADFLAWLAGWVGAADDPDWPTALRREAVARAVELHRWRGTRRGLVEALRLVLGVSADVSGDGTAVWSRTAGSEPPPPPAGEVLVRVWPRGPGAAYEVDADRVRALVHSLCPVHTACRVEILPGPPTAEGS, from the coding sequence ATGAGCCGGGCCGCCGTACCCGGCCTGCCCAGCCGGCACCCCATCGGCGGGCAACTGCCCGCCCTGTACGCCGACGACGACTTCGCCCAGCGGTTCACGGCCGGCCTGGACACCGTCCTGGCCCCGGTGTTCACGACCCTCGACAACCTGCCCTCCTACTTCGACCCCCGGCTCGCCCCGGCCGACTTCCTGGCCTGGCTGGCCGGCTGGGTCGGCGCCGCGGACGACCCCGACTGGCCGACCGCCCTGCGGCGGGAGGCGGTGGCCCGCGCGGTGGAACTCCACCGGTGGCGCGGCACCCGGCGCGGCCTGGTCGAGGCCCTGCGCCTGGTCCTCGGCGTGTCCGCCGACGTCAGCGGCGACGGCACGGCCGTCTGGTCCCGCACGGCCGGCTCCGAGCCGCCCCCGCCACCGGCCGGCGAAGTCCTCGTACGGGTGTGGCCGCGCGGCCCGGGCGCCGCGTACGAGGTGGACGCGGACCGGGTCCGCGCCCTCGTCCACAGCCTGTGCCCCGTCCACACGGCGTGCCGGGTGGAGATCCTGCCCGGGCCGCCCACGGCCGAAGGGAGCTGA
- a CDS encoding NADase-type glycan-binding domain-containing protein — protein MPGAAAAQGGPHGGTPQRPAAREADAQGGEVPEPDGSSDSPTSTGAEPGAPAAAAANRWLSRVLRRPSPPAPEARTADRAAPAPAAAPGPAADTPTADQSLSPERAGGTGPVAPGPAAEAPGGGGPVPPVHPAAASPAPVLPARAAAPRPVVRPLPAADNVTGAPCPACGTPNPPDRRFCRRCATPLTPTTVAAPLPWWRTVWPLRRRTRAGSGRLVRFLVVLAVVLALGAAGFLLLPAGRHLVQDTLDKLGKAKAVTPTRAQAGAELPGHPVGQSTDGLSNRYWAAPGPGASATYTFGKPFRLVAVIVTNGASPAPEEYARQGRALRIDMEVTDRDGTTVHKELHLSDKPGPQTFPTGISDVATVRLTLQEPAGSAPQHHLALAEVEFFQRG, from the coding sequence ATGCCCGGTGCGGCCGCCGCCCAGGGCGGTCCGCACGGTGGTACTCCCCAACGGCCCGCAGCCCGGGAGGCTGACGCACAGGGCGGCGAGGTCCCGGAGCCGGACGGCTCCTCCGACTCCCCCACGAGCACCGGGGCGGAGCCCGGCGCGCCCGCGGCCGCCGCCGCGAACCGGTGGCTGTCCCGGGTGCTCAGGCGGCCGAGCCCGCCCGCCCCGGAAGCCCGCACGGCGGACCGGGCCGCACCCGCACCCGCGGCCGCCCCCGGGCCGGCGGCGGACACCCCCACGGCGGATCAGTCCCTCAGCCCGGAACGGGCAGGCGGGACCGGACCGGTGGCCCCCGGGCCGGCGGCGGAGGCCCCGGGCGGGGGCGGACCGGTGCCGCCCGTGCACCCGGCGGCGGCGTCCCCGGCTCCGGTGCTGCCCGCCAGGGCCGCCGCGCCGCGCCCCGTCGTCCGTCCCCTCCCCGCCGCCGACAACGTCACCGGCGCGCCCTGCCCTGCCTGCGGCACGCCGAACCCGCCCGACCGGCGCTTCTGCCGCCGCTGTGCGACACCGCTGACGCCCACCACCGTCGCGGCACCCCTGCCGTGGTGGCGCACCGTCTGGCCACTGCGCCGCCGCACCCGCGCCGGCTCCGGCCGCCTGGTCCGCTTCCTGGTGGTGCTGGCAGTCGTACTGGCGCTCGGCGCGGCCGGGTTCCTGCTGTTGCCCGCCGGACGCCACCTGGTGCAGGACACCCTGGACAAGCTCGGCAAGGCCAAGGCCGTCACCCCGACCCGGGCCCAGGCCGGCGCCGAACTCCCCGGGCACCCCGTGGGCCAGAGCACGGACGGCCTCAGCAACCGCTACTGGGCCGCGCCCGGCCCCGGCGCCTCGGCGACGTACACCTTCGGCAAGCCGTTCCGCCTGGTCGCCGTGATCGTCACGAACGGCGCCTCGCCCGCCCCCGAGGAGTACGCGAGGCAGGGCCGGGCGCTGCGGATCGACATGGAGGTGACGGACCGGGACGGCACCACGGTCCACAAGGAGCTCCACCTCAGCGACAAGCCGGGTCCGCAGACCTTCCCCACCGGCATCAGCGATGTCGCGACGGTCCGGCTGACCCTCCAGGAGCCCGCCGGTTCGGCACCGCAGCACCATCTCGCCCTGGCGGAGGTGGAGTTCTTCCAGCGCGGCTGA